From a single Raphanus sativus cultivar WK10039 chromosome 3, ASM80110v3, whole genome shotgun sequence genomic region:
- the LOC108844494 gene encoding protein S40-4: protein MASMKHFFGKPKYIYPQPEPEMSENDENVFEFDESDIHNLGDHRLPSSFEAKRSISISRLRRKPAKVGDSPVSVNRKVPKTGSLPVNIPDWSKILKSEYRSHVVPDDDTDEDDEDEEDINNDGDTAAAAGGRRIIPPHEYLARRRGSSFTMDEGIGGTAKGRDLKILRNVIWEKIGLLD from the coding sequence ATGGCGTCAATGAAGCATTTTTTTGGCAAGCCTAAATACATCTATCCCCAACCAGAGCCAGAGATGTCCGAAAACGACGAGAATGTCTTCGAGTTCGACGAATCCGACATTCATAACTTAGGCGATCACCGGTTGCCGAGTTCATTCGAGGCCAAGAGATCGATATCAATCTCTCGATTACGGAGAAAACCGGCCAAAGTCGGAGATTCCCCTGTTTCCGTTAACCGGAAAGTGCCAAAGACCGGTTCGCTTCCGGTTAACATACCCGACTGGTCGAAGATTCTGAAGAGTGAGTATAGGAGCCATGTTGTACCTGACGACGACACCGACGAAGATGACGAGGACGAGGAAGACATCAACAACGACGGCGacacggcggcggcggcgggaGGAAGACGGATCATTCCGCCGCACGAGTATTTAGCGCGGCGGAGAGGGTCTTCTTTCACGATGGACGAAGGGATCGGTGGAACGGCAAAGGGAAGAGATCTAAAGATATTGAGGAACGTGATTTGGGAGAAGATTGGACTTCTGGATTAG